The Methanobrevibacter sp. TLL-48-HuF1 genomic sequence TTTGTTAAATTTGGTATAATTTTAAATTAATCAGTGATATTTAAAAATAGTTTTTAATAAGTTTTATATACTTGAATGGAGAATATTTATATATATGAATAACGAAAATAAACATTCTCCAATCATTAATTAGTTGTTTAAAGTATAAAACTCTTTTGGATTTTGGGTTCAAAAAGCAGTCCACGAAAATTTTTCAAAAAAATTAAAAATAAGAGTAAAAACTGTTATAAGACCAATGAATTGATTAAATTAATTGAATACACCTACAGTTTATGCTAAATTATCTTTAAATAAGTATTCCAGTCGTTATTCTAAGCAATTATATTCTCAACCTGCACTTTTGACTATTTTGGTGTTAAAAATTTATTTAAAATTAACTTATCGTCAAATAAGTGAATATTTGGAGTTTTCAGATAGATTAAGGAGTTATTTAAGTATTAAAAATGCTCCGGATCCATCAACATTGCAGAAATTCTTTAAAAGAATGCCTACAAACATGTTTGAAAAAATAACAACATTAATACTTAATAATTTGGAAATTAAAGTTAAATATGTGGCTCTTGATGGTACTGGATTCACTAGCGACAATGCAGACAAATTATTACGCAAAAATACGCAATAACGAACGAAAACACTTAAACCAAATCACACATTGCAATCAATGTTGATTCAAGATTAATATTGTATTCACAAGCAGCAAGAGGACCTAAACACGATACAATCTTTGCAATAGTGTCCATTAGAAGTTTAAAAAAACATAAACTAGAATATGTAATAGCAG encodes the following:
- a CDS encoding transposase, with translation MNTPTVYAKLSLNKYSSRYSKQLYSQPALLTILVLKIYLKLTYRQISEYLEFSDRLRSYLSIKNAPDPSTLQKFFKRMPTNMFEKITTLILNNLEIKVKYVALDGTGFTSDNADKLLRKNTQ